One segment of Candidatus Limnocylindrales bacterium DNA contains the following:
- a CDS encoding GDSL-type esterase/lipase family protein encodes MNSSRIGRLSGALVLASASVVGSVAILLLLEFVAGLLLPPAQKSSGDSSGDTISQTLATLDFNPAPLRADPELLWSNTPSTHTVRPVNPRPFGQAPTWTIDNNSRGFRGPEIAAKAKGTYRILCEGDSITFGFNVDQPDTYPNQLLAELKRRYPGRNFEVINTGVPGWSWVQGRRFLELRGLPLDPDLVIMGHGSNDQFFPAMITDEERFRSLGSPVWRTLRSAAETLADTNLFRLLGTAPGAPPKTYSPGCQPELELYHYCHRVSVRQIEDTVVAIHALVHEHGSDLLLLNTDFMKTPAVDGSRKAAEAAAIPFLDLVAEIDRQTRAADDARANELGLSATVAAPLPGTRLPTESKRMTLRLKVQDRTQPYRVEGNIVVFANFPVRAPLHDDGADGDEKAGDGVFSGSVEIPYSTPAIEYSYYQNDAAEFLPLPPLPSTMGVRLLPTPQSGYGPVDVFGTSQFMAERTHPNAAGHAIVARMIVDRLREMPSFRAYVDMER; translated from the coding sequence GTGAATTCCTCCCGGATCGGTCGGCTTTCGGGCGCGCTCGTGCTCGCCAGTGCAAGCGTCGTCGGATCGGTCGCAATCCTGCTTCTGCTGGAATTCGTCGCGGGGCTTCTGCTGCCGCCTGCGCAAAAATCGTCCGGCGATTCGTCGGGCGATACGATCTCGCAAACCCTGGCCACGCTCGATTTCAATCCTGCCCCGCTCCGTGCCGACCCCGAGCTTCTCTGGAGCAACACGCCGAGCACCCACACCGTCCGGCCGGTCAATCCGCGTCCATTCGGTCAGGCACCGACCTGGACCATCGACAACAATTCGAGGGGATTTCGCGGGCCCGAGATCGCCGCCAAGGCAAAGGGCACCTACAGGATTCTCTGCGAAGGAGACTCGATCACATTCGGGTTCAACGTCGACCAGCCCGACACCTACCCCAACCAGCTGCTTGCCGAGCTGAAGCGTCGATATCCTGGCCGCAATTTCGAAGTCATCAACACCGGCGTTCCCGGATGGAGCTGGGTGCAGGGCCGGCGTTTCCTCGAGCTGCGCGGGCTTCCTCTCGATCCCGACCTCGTGATCATGGGGCACGGATCCAACGACCAGTTCTTCCCGGCGATGATCACCGACGAAGAGCGTTTTCGGAGCCTCGGCAGTCCTGTATGGCGCACGCTTCGCAGCGCCGCCGAGACGCTTGCCGACACGAACCTCTTCCGACTGCTTGGGACCGCTCCGGGGGCACCACCGAAAACCTACAGTCCGGGCTGCCAGCCCGAACTGGAGCTCTACCACTACTGCCATCGTGTTTCGGTCAGGCAGATCGAAGATACAGTCGTCGCAATCCATGCCCTGGTTCACGAACACGGAAGTGATCTGCTGCTTCTCAATACCGATTTCATGAAAACTCCCGCCGTTGACGGATCGCGAAAGGCGGCGGAGGCAGCGGCGATCCCGTTCCTGGACCTCGTCGCCGAAATCGATCGCCAGACCCGAGCCGCGGACGACGCGCGGGCCAACGAGCTCGGGCTTTCCGCTACCGTCGCTGCGCCATTGCCAGGCACGCGTTTACCGACGGAGTCGAAACGGATGACGCTGCGCCTCAAGGTTCAGGATAGAACGCAGCCATATCGCGTCGAAGGAAACATCGTCGTGTTTGCGAACTTTCCCGTCCGTGCGCCTCTTCACGACGACGGCGCAGACGGTGACGAGAAGGCCGGTGATGGTGTATTCTCCGGAAGCGTGGAAATTCCGTATTCGACGCCAGCGATCGAGTACAGCTACTATCAGAACGATGCTGCGGAATTCCTGCCGCTCCCTCCGCTTCCGTCCACGATGGGTGTCCGACTTCTCCCGACACCACAAAGCGGCTACGGTCCGGTAGACGTATTCGGGACCTCGCAGTTCATGGCGGAACGCACGCATCCCAACGCGGCTGGTCATGCGATCGTCGCGCGGATGATCGTGGATCGCCTTCGTGAAATGCCGTCGTTTCGAGCGTACGTCGATATGGAACGATGA
- a CDS encoding GDSL-type esterase/lipase family protein: MTRTNAPSRIGRLSGAILLAAASVIGSVVILLLVELVAGLLLPPLKKSSGDETKDTISHTLATLDLNPAPLSADSELLWSNTPSVHKVQPVNPRPFGQTPTWSIDNNSRGFRGPELEKATKTTYRILCVGDSITFGFNVDQPDTYPNQLLEELHRRYPGRDFQVINTGVPGWSWVQGRRFLQVRGLPLNPDLVIMGHGTNDQFFPAMVTDEERFRKLGGPVTRTLRSAAQKLVDTNLYRLLGPAPAPPPQTYSPGCQPELELYHYCRRVPITQIEDTVIAVNTLVHEQGADLLVLNTDFMKTDAVTGSRKAAEKMAIPFLDLVAEMETQKRAADDARARDLGLSATVASPPRGSTLRTEPLRMTLRLKVPDPTQTYRVEGNVFLLANFPFRALLHDDGADGDEKAGDSVLSATIGVPSTGAIDYRYYQNDAAEFLPLPPQPSTLGVRFLTTPQSGYGPVDEFGTSMFMAERAHPNANGHRVIAQLIADRLREMPSFRAYIDHSTTSGS; this comes from the coding sequence ATGACTCGAACAAATGCTCCCTCCCGGATCGGAAGGCTCTCCGGCGCGATCCTGCTCGCAGCCGCAAGTGTCATCGGGTCGGTCGTCATCCTGCTGCTCGTCGAGCTCGTTGCCGGGCTTTTGCTGCCGCCGCTCAAAAAATCTTCCGGCGACGAGACGAAAGACACGATCTCCCACACGCTGGCCACGCTCGACCTCAATCCCGCGCCTCTCAGCGCCGACTCCGAGCTTCTCTGGAGCAACACGCCCTCTGTCCACAAAGTCCAGCCGGTCAATCCTCGTCCGTTCGGCCAGACGCCAACGTGGTCCATCGACAACAACTCGAGGGGATTTCGCGGACCGGAGCTCGAGAAGGCAACGAAGACCACCTACAGGATTCTCTGCGTCGGAGATTCGATCACGTTCGGCTTCAACGTCGATCAGCCCGACACGTATCCGAACCAGTTGCTCGAGGAGTTGCACCGCCGCTATCCGGGCCGCGATTTCCAGGTCATCAACACCGGCGTTCCCGGATGGAGCTGGGTGCAGGGCCGGCGTTTCCTGCAAGTGCGCGGGCTTCCCCTCAATCCCGACCTAGTGATCATGGGCCATGGGACCAACGATCAGTTCTTCCCGGCAATGGTCACCGACGAGGAACGCTTTCGAAAGCTCGGCGGTCCGGTGACGCGCACGCTGCGCAGCGCTGCCCAGAAGCTCGTCGATACGAACCTGTACCGGTTGCTCGGGCCCGCTCCGGCGCCGCCGCCACAGACCTACAGCCCGGGCTGCCAGCCCGAGCTGGAGCTCTACCATTATTGCCGTCGTGTCCCCATTACGCAGATCGAAGATACAGTCATTGCGGTCAATACCCTGGTCCACGAACAAGGAGCCGATCTTCTCGTTCTCAACACCGACTTCATGAAGACGGACGCCGTCACCGGATCGCGAAAGGCTGCGGAGAAGATGGCAATTCCTTTCCTGGATCTCGTAGCCGAGATGGAGACGCAGAAGCGCGCCGCGGATGACGCTCGCGCCCGGGACCTGGGACTTTCCGCGACGGTCGCTTCGCCACCGCGCGGCTCGACCCTGCGCACGGAGCCGCTGCGGATGACGCTGCGCCTCAAGGTTCCGGACCCGACGCAGACGTATCGCGTCGAAGGAAACGTTTTTTTGCTCGCAAACTTTCCCTTCCGTGCGCTTCTTCACGATGACGGCGCAGACGGCGACGAGAAGGCCGGCGACAGTGTATTGTCTGCGACCATCGGCGTTCCGTCGACGGGAGCGATCGACTATCGCTACTACCAGAACGATGCCGCCGAATTCCTGCCGCTTCCTCCGCAGCCGTCCACGCTCGGTGTCCGATTCCTCACGACGCCGCAGAGCGGCTACGGCCCGGTCGACGAATTCGGGACCTCGATGTTCATGGCGGAACGCGCGCATCCCAACGCGAACGGTCATCGCGTAATCGCACAGCTGATCGCGGACCGCCTTCGCGAGATGCCGTCGTTTCGAGCGTATATCGATCATTCCACGACGAGCGGGAGCTGA
- a CDS encoding MBOAT family O-acyltransferase, producing MAEADILKGLVTPSNERLQAVLLDHLPVRGSGMVLGLVQVAETAVFVFVLAWICSRLMGTRESGDDGATPALSIPATMVATAVAAVVFMTSACSPSAGLFALFSRWDHLLFCAATGLALSGARRGIRTTALTAISLFFLVVHDALWSVLLIAAGGLAGFAALRLMRNASAAAVAAVQGIVLVAMTCAWWFERSVNGLIALQLQGAFAYFLLRHISFVVEMRRGSPAGIGDYLCYMFLYTSFYASETFDEFSARNLDRAGTYDYRAAATGIVLGQLAMWGSFQIDITFEQVLAAHGTLVTWYDSILLFVRGSLFLIGIWSTIESAALLYGVVLRPNFTGILTSENPAQFWRAWRGTMTNWLIRYVYIPLGGNRRHQSLNILAAFAFSTAWHCMGVTVFARYVAPIDFAPVLTWGAINALAVIGYTHYRRYSPAILPAATPPALRRLSKIGLMAGFASLTVTLLGFRPVNSELFVPFVLRLLGQH from the coding sequence ATGGCTGAAGCAGACATTCTCAAAGGATTGGTGACGCCCTCCAACGAACGGCTCCAGGCGGTGCTGCTCGATCATCTTCCCGTGCGCGGCAGCGGGATGGTTCTCGGCCTGGTTCAGGTCGCGGAGACTGCCGTGTTCGTGTTCGTCCTCGCATGGATCTGCTCGCGGCTGATGGGGACCCGGGAAAGCGGCGACGACGGCGCAACACCGGCTCTTTCGATCCCTGCGACGATGGTAGCGACGGCTGTCGCCGCCGTCGTGTTCATGACGAGCGCGTGTTCCCCGAGTGCAGGCCTGTTCGCGCTGTTTTCGCGATGGGACCACCTGCTTTTCTGTGCGGCCACCGGGCTGGCGCTGTCCGGCGCTCGGCGCGGAATCCGCACCACGGCGCTTACCGCCATCAGTCTGTTCTTCCTCGTGGTGCACGACGCGCTCTGGTCGGTGCTGCTGATTGCAGCCGGCGGGCTCGCCGGCTTCGCGGCGCTGCGCCTGATGCGAAACGCTTCGGCAGCAGCCGTGGCGGCGGTGCAGGGCATCGTGCTCGTCGCGATGACATGCGCATGGTGGTTCGAGAGGTCCGTGAACGGACTGATCGCATTGCAGCTGCAGGGCGCGTTCGCGTATTTCCTGCTGCGTCACATCAGCTTCGTCGTGGAGATGCGACGCGGCTCGCCGGCAGGCATCGGCGACTACCTCTGCTACATGTTCCTCTACACGTCGTTCTACGCATCGGAGACGTTCGACGAGTTCTCGGCACGCAATCTCGACCGGGCCGGCACGTACGACTACCGCGCAGCGGCAACAGGGATCGTGCTCGGCCAGCTCGCCATGTGGGGATCGTTCCAGATCGACATCACTTTCGAGCAGGTGCTCGCCGCGCACGGCACGCTCGTGACGTGGTACGACTCGATCCTGCTTTTCGTGCGCGGATCGTTGTTCCTGATCGGAATCTGGTCGACGATCGAAAGCGCCGCGCTGCTGTACGGCGTCGTGCTCCGGCCGAACTTCACCGGGATCCTCACGAGCGAGAACCCGGCGCAGTTCTGGCGCGCGTGGCGCGGAACGATGACCAACTGGCTGATCCGTTACGTGTACATTCCGCTCGGCGGCAACCGGCGGCACCAGTCGCTGAACATCCTTGCCGCGTTCGCGTTCAGCACGGCCTGGCACTGCATGGGCGTCACGGTCTTTGCCCGCTACGTCGCTCCGATCGATTTCGCGCCGGTGCTCACGTGGGGCGCCATCAACGCACTGGCCGTGATCGGCTATACGCATTACCGGCGTTATTCGCCCGCCATCCTTCCGGCGGCTACGCCGCCTGCGCTGCGCCGGCTCTCGAAGATCGGGCTCATGGCCGGCTTTGCATCGCTGACCGTCACGCTGCTCGGTTTCCGCCCGGTGAACTCCGAGCTCTTCGTTCCGTTCGTGCTGCGACTGCTCGGACAGCACTGA
- a CDS encoding sulfatase-like hydrolase/transferase produces MRFGSRPLYDRFVKGIRRPLLSIPTAAVTSLAVPSVPAGTLWVSAISTSDAGKDRTCRARFVPAGGESPLQAETTLGARDEWSELRLELPRAYANATLELECDQPSEAGWAQPYVVPGPPAQKTAGQPLVVLLSLDTLRADHVEGFGAPPGMTPVLDALGKEGLRATEAASEFTWTLPSHFVLLHSRFFGFPPSSPGPVKGIARRLSDAGFVTGAFTGGGFVSAAFRMSYGFDFFKTYNSNDLKKSDLETFPESLEDAKAWITARQDAATFVLLHTYAVHDVPPAEKHSIGAGFITVEAVPPEKNITEDRDFYAGLVRSTDKALLPFVQWLKEQSEHRPVLLVVVSDHGEAFAEHRNFRHGASGPLITLHDEITHIPMIFWSPGNVRPGREMQSAIGLIDIAPTLLGAAGVAVPADMLGRDLWKNIAGSWRDEAAFRLPPAIERPTISYKDPSETAGGSWSARTRDFKVIVPSGVRPTPVVTQYYRLPGDPREKHNLAPAYAAGFTAGAEAIWNTLPLFDVPLEPLEPTPVCKQCGWFTQDDYLDAIDPYMDEEARTADKSGTGLEEKTEERLKSLGYAR; encoded by the coding sequence GTGCGGTTCGGATCCCGGCCGCTTTACGACCGCTTCGTCAAAGGCATCCGCCGGCCGCTTCTGTCGATTCCGACCGCCGCAGTCACCAGTCTCGCCGTGCCGTCGGTTCCGGCCGGAACGTTGTGGGTTTCCGCCATCTCCACGAGCGACGCCGGAAAAGACCGGACGTGCCGTGCCCGGTTCGTTCCTGCGGGCGGCGAAAGCCCGCTCCAAGCCGAGACGACGCTCGGCGCCAGGGACGAATGGAGCGAGCTCAGGCTCGAGCTGCCGCGCGCCTATGCGAACGCCACGCTCGAGCTCGAATGCGACCAGCCGTCGGAAGCCGGATGGGCGCAGCCGTACGTGGTTCCAGGTCCGCCTGCGCAGAAGACCGCGGGTCAGCCGCTCGTCGTTCTGCTCAGCCTCGACACGCTGCGTGCGGACCACGTCGAAGGATTCGGTGCACCGCCTGGAATGACGCCGGTGCTCGACGCGCTCGGAAAAGAAGGCCTGCGCGCGACCGAAGCGGCTTCCGAGTTCACGTGGACGCTGCCGTCGCATTTCGTCCTTCTGCACTCGCGTTTCTTCGGCTTTCCGCCGTCGTCGCCCGGTCCGGTCAAAGGCATTGCGCGCCGCCTTTCGGACGCCGGCTTCGTCACGGGGGCATTTACCGGAGGAGGCTTCGTCAGCGCGGCATTCCGCATGAGCTACGGGTTCGATTTCTTCAAGACCTACAACAGTAACGACCTGAAGAAATCCGATCTCGAGACGTTTCCCGAGTCGCTCGAAGATGCGAAGGCGTGGATCACCGCGCGCCAGGACGCTGCCACGTTCGTGCTGCTGCACACGTACGCCGTCCACGATGTGCCGCCAGCCGAGAAGCACTCGATCGGCGCCGGCTTCATTACCGTCGAGGCGGTGCCGCCGGAAAAGAACATCACCGAGGACCGCGATTTCTACGCCGGGCTGGTGCGCTCGACGGACAAGGCCCTGCTTCCGTTTGTCCAATGGCTGAAGGAGCAGAGCGAGCACCGGCCGGTGCTGCTCGTCGTCGTCTCCGACCACGGAGAAGCGTTCGCCGAGCACCGCAACTTCCGCCACGGCGCATCGGGACCGCTGATCACGCTTCACGACGAGATCACGCACATCCCGATGATCTTCTGGTCGCCGGGCAATGTTCGTCCGGGCCGGGAGATGCAAAGCGCAATCGGCCTCATCGACATCGCGCCGACGCTGCTCGGGGCCGCCGGCGTTGCGGTTCCCGCGGACATGCTGGGCCGCGACCTCTGGAAAAACATCGCCGGATCGTGGCGCGACGAGGCTGCCTTCCGCCTGCCGCCGGCGATCGAGCGCCCGACCATCAGCTACAAGGATCCGTCGGAAACGGCTGGCGGCTCGTGGTCGGCCCGCACGCGCGATTTCAAGGTGATCGTGCCTTCGGGCGTGCGTCCGACGCCGGTGGTCACCCAGTACTACCGCCTGCCCGGCGATCCGCGCGAGAAGCACAACCTTGCGCCCGCATACGCCGCCGGCTTTACCGCAGGCGCCGAAGCCATCTGGAATACGCTTCCACTGTTCGACGTGCCGCTCGAGCCGCTCGAGCCGACGCCCGTCTGCAAACAGTGCGGCTGGTTCACGCAGGACGACTATCTCGACGCCATCGATCCGTACATGGACGAGGAGGCCCGGACCGCGGACAAGTCCGGCACCGGTCTGGAAGAGAAGACCGAGGAGCGGCTGAAGAGCCTCGGATACGCGCGCTGA
- a CDS encoding acyltransferase, which yields MTGEETPSALRGRNLALDGLRGVAALIVVLGHTLGGLPIDIFAKARFAGGPFGLVVNGDAAVHVFFVLSGLVLSASLVRNHETGVRGLPGYFVRRVFRLHPPYVAAVLFAWCATHLYPDGPVPTKFIEDWGHVRLSPQQLIPLVLQPPGAAAWLLPVGWTLRVESIFSALLPVMVAAMRFHMIAFAIVMLLVLRLPLPSHWAYFAVDFAFGMMLSDPARLAIARTKAVARLAIAGFFVGLVLLHLPNALHMSEPGDFLRRVLLIEATGAALVVAGVLYASSIERFLSHRFFLYLGRISYSFYLVHIPVVIVIGSRLTTNTVPMNIAGAAACILTSMAVATVMQRLVEEPSQELGRRFAKSVDRALF from the coding sequence GTGACCGGGGAGGAAACGCCCTCCGCGCTGCGAGGGAGAAATCTCGCGCTCGACGGGCTGCGCGGAGTTGCTGCGCTCATCGTTGTTCTCGGCCACACCCTCGGCGGCCTGCCGATCGATATCTTTGCCAAGGCTCGCTTTGCAGGCGGGCCATTCGGCCTCGTCGTCAACGGAGATGCGGCAGTCCACGTCTTCTTCGTGCTGAGCGGGCTCGTGCTGAGCGCATCTCTGGTGCGCAACCACGAAACCGGCGTGCGTGGGCTGCCCGGGTACTTCGTGCGTCGCGTGTTCCGTTTGCACCCGCCGTACGTCGCGGCCGTGCTGTTCGCGTGGTGCGCGACCCATCTTTATCCCGATGGTCCGGTTCCGACCAAGTTCATCGAGGACTGGGGGCACGTGCGGCTCTCGCCGCAGCAGCTCATCCCACTCGTGCTGCAGCCTCCGGGCGCAGCGGCGTGGCTGCTGCCGGTCGGCTGGACGCTTCGCGTGGAGTCGATCTTCTCGGCGCTGCTGCCGGTCATGGTCGCCGCCATGCGTTTTCACATGATCGCGTTCGCGATCGTCATGCTGCTGGTGCTCCGGCTTCCGCTTCCCAGCCACTGGGCGTATTTCGCCGTCGATTTTGCGTTCGGCATGATGCTGTCCGATCCCGCCCGGCTCGCGATCGCACGCACCAAAGCCGTCGCGAGGCTCGCGATTGCCGGGTTTTTCGTCGGACTGGTCCTGCTCCACCTGCCCAATGCGCTGCACATGTCGGAGCCGGGAGACTTTCTGCGCCGGGTGCTGCTGATCGAAGCGACCGGCGCGGCGCTGGTCGTCGCCGGGGTTCTCTACGCGTCGTCCATCGAGCGCTTTCTGTCCCACAGGTTCTTTCTTTACCTCGGCCGGATTTCCTACAGTTTCTATCTCGTGCACATTCCTGTCGTGATCGTCATCGGTTCACGGCTGACGACGAACACGGTGCCGATGAACATCGCCGGCGCCGCGGCCTGCATCCTGACGTCGATGGCGGTGGCGACCGTGATGCAACGCCTCGTCGAGGAGCCATCCCAGGAGCTCGGGCGTCGATTCGCAAAATCGGTCGATCGCGCGCTGTTCTGA